One region of Azoarcus sp. CIB genomic DNA includes:
- the hemB gene encoding porphobilinogen synthase → MANQTGFPRVRMRRMRRDAFSRRMMRESRLCADDLIYPVFVLDGQQRREPIVSMPGVERQSIDGLLKTAERAVTLGVPALALFPVIDPALKSPRGEEAYNPEGLVQRAVRAIKQAFPELGVITDVALDPYTSHGQDGLIEPSDPRQYVLNDETLEVLAKQALSHALAGADIVAPSDMMDGRVARIRAELDGANQIHTRIMAYSAKFASAFYGPFRDAVGSAANLGKGNKATYQIDPANSDEALREVMLDLAEGADMVMVKPGMPYLDIVRRVKDECRVPLYVYQVSGEYAMLKAAARNGWLDEQAVMLESLLAFKRAGANGILTYFALDAAELLAD, encoded by the coding sequence ATGGCCAATCAAACCGGTTTTCCCCGCGTGCGGATGCGCCGCATGCGTAGGGACGCCTTTTCCCGGCGCATGATGCGCGAATCCAGACTATGTGCGGATGACCTCATCTACCCGGTGTTCGTGCTCGACGGGCAGCAGCGCCGCGAACCGATCGTGTCGATGCCGGGGGTCGAGCGGCAAAGCATTGATGGCTTGCTCAAAACCGCCGAGCGTGCCGTGACACTGGGTGTGCCGGCGCTCGCGCTGTTTCCGGTGATCGACCCTGCACTGAAATCACCCCGGGGCGAAGAAGCCTACAACCCGGAAGGCCTCGTGCAGCGCGCGGTGCGGGCAATCAAGCAGGCGTTTCCCGAACTCGGTGTGATCACGGACGTCGCACTCGATCCGTACACCAGCCATGGCCAGGATGGGCTGATCGAGCCGTCCGACCCGAGACAATATGTCCTCAATGACGAAACGCTCGAGGTGCTGGCGAAACAGGCACTGAGCCATGCGCTAGCCGGTGCGGACATCGTCGCGCCGTCGGACATGATGGACGGCAGGGTGGCGAGAATCCGCGCCGAGCTTGACGGCGCGAACCAGATCCATACCCGGATCATGGCCTACTCGGCCAAGTTCGCCTCGGCCTTCTATGGCCCGTTCCGGGATGCGGTGGGGTCGGCTGCGAACCTCGGCAAAGGCAACAAGGCGACCTACCAGATCGATCCGGCAAATAGCGACGAGGCGTTGCGCGAGGTCATGCTGGATCTCGCCGAAGGCGCGGACATGGTGATGGTGAAGCCGGGAATGCCCTATCTGGACATCGTGCGGCGCGTGAAGGACGAGTGTCGTGTTCCCCTATATGTCTATCAGGTGAGCGGCGAGTACGCGATGCTCAAGGCCGCCGCCCGTAACGGATGGCTGGACGAACAGGCGGTCATGCTCGAAAGCCTGCTGGCCTTCAAGCGCGCCGGGGCGAACGGGATCCTGACCTATTTCGCGCTCGATGCTGCCGAACTGCTCGCGGACTGA
- a CDS encoding DUF3616 domain-containing protein → MPNTRNPNAVRMEFAPGSLVQNNLSGAAFTGDWLWVAGDEACGLDRLRRLDAVGREALRFGEARDFPLADLLDLPGAADEEADLEGMAVADGYLWVVGSHGLKRKNAKPDRDHADNAKRLGKVALDSNRRLLACLPIEADAQGEPCLVRKAQDGRRALRLKGDSQANVLTRALADDPHFGPYMAIPGKDNGFDIEGLAVDGRRLLLGLRGPVLRGWSALLEIAVEARGDQLHLAPLDDSGTLLRKHFLQLDGLGVRDLHFSGDDLYILAGPTMVLNGDIRVFKWPLARPTMKANREPVRFETALTESVSLPHGRGTNRAEAICDLPPAIAGGKPSWLVLYDAPGADRRDGEHVVFGDLLRHE, encoded by the coding sequence ATGCCCAACACCCGAAACCCAAACGCCGTTCGTATGGAGTTCGCTCCCGGCTCCTTGGTTCAAAACAACTTGTCGGGCGCGGCCTTCACCGGCGACTGGCTCTGGGTGGCAGGCGACGAAGCCTGTGGCCTGGACCGCCTGCGCCGGCTCGACGCGGTAGGCCGCGAGGCCTTGCGTTTTGGCGAAGCCCGCGACTTCCCGCTGGCCGACCTGCTGGACCTGCCCGGTGCGGCCGACGAAGAGGCCGACCTGGAAGGCATGGCGGTGGCCGATGGTTACCTGTGGGTGGTCGGTTCGCATGGCCTCAAGCGCAAGAACGCCAAGCCGGACCGGGACCACGCCGACAACGCCAAGCGGCTGGGGAAGGTGGCGCTCGACAGTAACCGCCGCCTGCTGGCGTGTCTGCCCATCGAAGCCGACGCCCAGGGCGAGCCCTGCCTGGTGCGCAAGGCTCAGGACGGCCGGCGGGCATTGCGGCTGAAGGGCGATTCGCAGGCGAACGTGCTCACCCGCGCGCTAGCCGACGACCCTCACTTCGGCCCCTACATGGCGATCCCGGGCAAGGACAACGGCTTCGACATCGAAGGCCTGGCGGTGGACGGACGCCGGCTGCTGCTCGGCCTGCGCGGCCCGGTGCTGCGCGGCTGGTCGGCGCTGCTCGAGATCGCGGTCGAGGCGCGCGGCGATCAACTGCACCTGGCACCGCTGGACGACAGCGGCACGCTGCTGCGCAAGCACTTCCTGCAGCTCGACGGCCTGGGCGTCCGCGACCTGCACTTCTCTGGCGATGATCTCTATATCCTCGCCGGTCCGACGATGGTGCTCAACGGCGATATCCGTGTTTTCAAGTGGCCGCTCGCCAGACCCACGATGAAAGCCAACCGGGAACCGGTGCGTTTCGAAACGGCGCTGACGGAGTCGGTTTCGCTGCCCCACGGGCGCGGCACGAACCGCGCCGAGGCGATCTGTGACCTGCCGCCCGCGATCGCCGGTGGCAAGCCCAGCTGGCTGGTGCTCTACGACGCGCCTGGCGCCGATCGCCGGGACGGCGAGCACGTTGTCTTCGGCGATCTGTTGCGGCATGAATGA
- a CDS encoding hemerythrin domain-containing protein, which produces MKKTSIDLILNEHRAFEAVLTALREFVDGIAAGRYTADFGLLAAMIEYVTEVPEQVHHHKEDEYLFARLRLRAPDAGPLIDELMQQHARGPKLTAELERALIHYRNAEKAGLDAFHQRVNEYVDFQWQHILKEERELLPLAQERLLADDWAVIDAAFLTNHNPWRGVEDEYAALFEKIVSLAPAPIGLGGSTANQDFRTAN; this is translated from the coding sequence ATGAAAAAGACTTCGATTGATCTGATTCTGAACGAGCATCGGGCCTTCGAGGCCGTTCTGACGGCGCTGCGTGAATTTGTGGACGGTATCGCCGCAGGCCGCTACACGGCCGACTTCGGACTCCTTGCGGCGATGATCGAATATGTCACCGAGGTTCCGGAGCAGGTACATCATCACAAGGAAGACGAATACCTGTTCGCCCGGCTGCGTCTGCGCGCCCCGGATGCCGGGCCGCTTATTGACGAATTGATGCAGCAGCACGCGCGTGGCCCGAAATTGACCGCCGAGCTGGAGCGGGCGCTGATTCATTATCGCAATGCCGAAAAGGCAGGACTCGACGCCTTCCACCAAAGGGTGAATGAGTATGTCGACTTTCAGTGGCAACACATCCTGAAAGAAGAGCGCGAATTGCTTCCCCTGGCGCAGGAGCGGTTGCTTGCGGACGACTGGGCAGTCATCGATGCCGCCTTTCTGACCAACCACAACCCCTGGCGCGGGGTCGAGGACGAGTATGCGGCCTTGTTCGAAAAGATCGTCAGTCTTGCGCCTGCGCCGATCGGCCTTGGCGGCTCCACTGCGAACCAGGATTTTCGGACTGCCAACTGA
- a CDS encoding electron transfer flavoprotein subunit beta/FixA family protein, which produces MKILVPVKRVVDYNVKVRVKADGTGVDIANVKMSMNPFDEIAVEEAVRLKEAGIATEVVAVSCGVAACQETIRAAMAIGADRGILVECGELSDTELQPLAVAKLLKALCDKEQPTVVICGKQAIDDDSNQTGQMLAALMGWPQATFASKVALGDGAATVTREIDGGLETLEIKLPAVITTDLRLNEPRYATLPNIMKAKKKPLDIVKPADLGVDVAPRLATLKVAEPPKRSAGVRVADVAQLVDKLKNEAKVI; this is translated from the coding sequence GTGAAGATCCTGGTACCCGTCAAACGCGTAGTCGATTACAACGTCAAGGTGCGAGTGAAGGCGGACGGCACGGGCGTCGATATCGCGAACGTGAAAATGTCCATGAACCCCTTCGACGAGATCGCCGTCGAGGAAGCCGTGCGGCTGAAGGAAGCCGGCATCGCGACCGAGGTCGTGGCGGTGAGCTGCGGTGTCGCGGCCTGCCAGGAGACGATCCGCGCCGCGATGGCGATCGGCGCCGACCGCGGCATCCTCGTCGAGTGTGGTGAACTGAGCGACACCGAGCTGCAGCCGCTCGCCGTGGCGAAGCTGCTGAAGGCACTGTGCGACAAGGAACAGCCGACGGTCGTGATCTGCGGCAAGCAGGCGATCGACGACGACTCGAACCAGACCGGCCAGATGCTGGCCGCGCTGATGGGCTGGCCGCAGGCCACCTTCGCGTCGAAGGTCGCGCTCGGCGACGGTGCTGCCACCGTGACGCGCGAGATCGACGGCGGTCTCGAAACCCTCGAGATCAAGCTGCCGGCGGTCATCACCACCGACCTGCGCCTCAATGAGCCGCGTTACGCGACGCTGCCGAACATCATGAAGGCGAAGAAGAAGCCGCTGGACATCGTCAAGCCGGCCGATCTCGGTGTCGATGTCGCGCCGCGCCTGGCGACGCTGAAAGTGGCCGAGCCGCCCAAGCGCAGCGCCGGCGTGCGCGTTGCGGACGTCGCGCAACTCGTCGACAAGCTCAAGAACGAAGCGAAGGTGATCTGA
- a CDS encoding M1 family aminopeptidase: MQADLSPASRDFRFELHEALEVTTATAGGKPVAVRPAGRHGFIRTWQVALPPAAERLHLEYAGTLPALDRTLDHRDVVQGLSPVASAEGSFLPSGGGWYPRPAALFAYNVTLTVPGNQRALVAGRLKSEELPGDGSDRYRARFEFAQPADGIDLMAGPWVVREKVMPRASAEPVRLRTYFFPDLDAIPGLAEGYLDDSQRYLERYGEEIGTYPFTEFSVVASPLPTGFGMPTLTYLGADVLKLPFIRATSLGHEVLHNWWGNGVYVDYAHGNWSEGLTTFMADYAYKASESAEAAGAMRLGWLRDFAAVPAGDHQSLADFRSRTHGAAAAVGYGKAAMLFVMLRDTIGAEAFRSGIRAFWQSQKFRTASWSDLQAAFERASGRSLDAFFKQWINRAGGPAVRITAADVRHTAASARLTLAVEQNAPAYALHLPVQLVFPDRAEMRWIDVDRERQAVTLDVGAMPTGVRLDPELQVWRLLGQEQLPPILRQWVIARSPYLAHASAAADVREASVALAQRLFEVSPHAIAPGEMTKGSGPVLLAGLHADVDAALERAGLPPRPERLAGRGSAQVWTVAAPAGAPVAVVSARDAESLRALLRPLPHYGAQSWLVFEGARLVERGVWPAPAPLIPVRGPP, from the coding sequence GTGCAGGCCGACCTGTCCCCAGCCTCCCGCGATTTCCGTTTCGAGCTGCATGAGGCGCTGGAAGTGACCACTGCCACGGCGGGCGGCAAGCCCGTGGCAGTCCGCCCGGCGGGACGCCACGGTTTCATCCGCACCTGGCAAGTGGCACTGCCTCCCGCCGCCGAGCGGCTGCATCTCGAATATGCCGGCACCCTGCCCGCCCTGGACCGCACGCTCGATCATCGCGACGTGGTCCAAGGGCTGTCGCCGGTGGCCTCGGCGGAAGGGAGCTTCCTGCCCTCGGGCGGCGGGTGGTATCCGCGGCCGGCGGCGCTGTTCGCATACAACGTGACACTGACCGTACCGGGGAACCAGCGGGCGCTGGTGGCCGGGCGGCTGAAGTCCGAAGAACTTCCTGGCGACGGGTCGGACCGCTACCGGGCTCGCTTCGAATTCGCGCAGCCCGCCGACGGCATCGACCTCATGGCGGGCCCCTGGGTCGTCCGCGAGAAGGTGATGCCGCGAGCCTCAGCGGAGCCGGTGCGCCTGCGCACCTACTTCTTCCCGGATCTGGACGCCATCCCCGGCCTTGCCGAGGGCTATCTGGACGACAGCCAGCGCTACCTCGAACGCTACGGCGAGGAGATCGGGACCTATCCCTTCACCGAGTTCTCGGTGGTGGCGAGCCCGCTGCCGACCGGGTTCGGCATGCCGACGCTGACCTACCTCGGCGCCGACGTGCTGAAGCTGCCGTTCATCCGCGCGACCTCGCTCGGCCACGAGGTGCTGCACAACTGGTGGGGGAACGGCGTCTACGTCGATTATGCTCACGGCAACTGGTCGGAGGGGCTGACCACCTTCATGGCGGACTACGCCTACAAGGCATCGGAGTCCGCCGAGGCGGCCGGCGCGATGCGGCTGGGATGGCTGCGCGATTTCGCCGCCGTACCCGCGGGTGACCACCAGTCGCTGGCCGATTTCCGCTCCCGCACCCACGGCGCTGCTGCCGCGGTGGGCTACGGCAAGGCGGCGATGCTGTTTGTGATGCTCCGCGACACCATCGGCGCGGAGGCCTTCCGGAGCGGCATCCGTGCATTCTGGCAGTCGCAGAAGTTCCGCACCGCCTCATGGAGCGACCTGCAGGCGGCCTTCGAGCGCGCCTCGGGTCGGTCTCTGGATGCCTTCTTCAAGCAGTGGATCAACCGTGCTGGCGGCCCGGCGGTCAGGATCACCGCAGCCGATGTACGCCACACGGCGGCGAGCGCGCGACTGACACTCGCGGTGGAGCAGAACGCGCCGGCCTATGCCCTGCACCTTCCCGTGCAGCTTGTCTTTCCCGACCGCGCGGAGATGCGCTGGATCGACGTCGACAGGGAACGGCAGGCGGTCACGCTAGATGTAGGGGCGATGCCCACAGGCGTGCGTCTGGACCCCGAGCTGCAGGTCTGGCGCCTGCTCGGGCAGGAACAGTTGCCGCCCATCCTGCGGCAGTGGGTCATTGCCCGGAGTCCTTATCTGGCACACGCCTCCGCGGCGGCGGACGTGCGTGAGGCGAGCGTCGCGCTGGCCCAGCGCCTGTTCGAAGTTAGCCCACACGCAATCGCGCCGGGCGAGATGACCAAGGGAAGCGGGCCGGTGCTGCTGGCCGGTCTGCACGCGGACGTGGATGCTGCGCTGGAACGCGCGGGCCTGCCGCCCCGGCCCGAGCGCCTGGCCGGTCGCGGCAGCGCCCAGGTGTGGACCGTCGCGGCTCCGGCCGGCGCACCGGTGGCGGTCGTCTCGGCTCGGGACGCGGAATCGCTGCGGGCGTTGCTGCGCCCTCTGCCTCACTACGGCGCGCAGAGTTGGCTGGTGTTCGAGGGCGCGCGGCTTGTCGAGCGCGGCGTATGGCCCGCCCCCGCCCCACTCATCCCGGTACGCGGCCCGCCGTGA
- a CDS encoding FAD-binding protein: MAILVIAEHDNASLKAATLNTVSAAAKLGTQLATEVHVLIAGANCGAAAEQAAKVAGVAKVRVADAAHYDSQTAENVAAMVVANAAGYTHILAPSTANGKNVAPRVAALLDVAQISDVTGIESADTFVRPIYAGNAMATVKSADAVKVMTVRTTAFEAAGQGGSAAVEAVAAGADLGLTTVKGRELTKSARPELGAAKIIVSGGRGLGNSENYHKLLEPLADALGAALGASRAAVDAGYVPNDYQVGQTGKIVAPQLYIAVGISGAIQHLAGMKDSKVIVAINKDPEAPIFQVADYGLIGDLFEVVPELASALR, translated from the coding sequence ATGGCGATCCTGGTTATTGCAGAACACGACAACGCGAGCCTGAAGGCCGCGACCCTCAACACCGTTTCGGCCGCGGCCAAGCTCGGTACTCAGTTGGCAACTGAGGTCCACGTGCTGATCGCCGGCGCCAACTGCGGCGCGGCGGCCGAGCAGGCGGCAAAGGTCGCGGGCGTCGCCAAGGTGCGCGTTGCGGACGCCGCCCACTACGACTCGCAGACCGCCGAGAACGTCGCCGCGATGGTTGTCGCCAATGCTGCAGGCTACACCCACATCCTCGCCCCCAGCACCGCCAACGGCAAGAACGTCGCCCCGCGCGTCGCCGCGTTGCTCGATGTGGCGCAGATTTCCGACGTCACCGGCATCGAGTCGGCCGACACCTTCGTGCGCCCGATCTATGCCGGCAACGCGATGGCCACCGTGAAGTCGGCCGACGCCGTGAAGGTGATGACCGTGCGTACGACCGCCTTCGAAGCCGCCGGCCAGGGTGGCTCCGCTGCCGTGGAAGCCGTCGCTGCCGGTGCCGATCTGGGTCTGACGACCGTCAAGGGCCGCGAACTGACCAAGAGCGCACGTCCCGAACTCGGTGCGGCGAAGATCATCGTTTCGGGTGGTCGCGGCCTCGGTAACAGCGAGAACTACCACAAGCTGCTCGAGCCGCTCGCCGACGCCCTCGGCGCCGCGCTGGGTGCTTCGCGCGCCGCGGTCGACGCGGGCTACGTGCCCAACGACTACCAGGTCGGGCAGACCGGCAAGATCGTCGCGCCGCAGCTCTACATCGCGGTCGGCATCTCGGGCGCGATCCAGCACCTCGCGGGCATGAAGGATTCCAAGGTGATCGTCGCGATCAACAAGGATCCGGAAGCACCGATCTTCCAGGTGGCGGATTACGGCCTGATCGGCGACCTGTTCGAGGTCGTGCCGGAGTTGGCGAGCGCCCTGCGCTGA
- a CDS encoding SDR family oxidoreductase — translation MVKKLDGKVAVVTGASSGIGKSIVEKFAGEGAKVVAFARNRAALQELEAAYPGQVKVVAGDVTRSEDLKRLVDEAVQAFGAVDIVIPNAGIARVVSFEASTAEAFNTQFSVNFFAAAETARLFIPHIRKGGSIQFITTFLTQVGFPGLAIYSASKAALKSLSQTLAAELAPQGIRVNSIAPGPIGTPLWGTVGLPPDVLGAVAEKITSRLLPGAFGQPEDIAETSVFLASDAAKNIYGQEIVVDGGYTVG, via the coding sequence ATGGTGAAGAAGCTGGATGGCAAGGTTGCCGTGGTCACTGGCGCCAGTAGCGGAATCGGGAAGTCGATTGTCGAGAAATTTGCCGGAGAAGGTGCCAAGGTCGTCGCGTTCGCCCGCAATCGTGCTGCCTTGCAGGAACTGGAAGCGGCCTATCCCGGGCAGGTCAAAGTCGTGGCTGGCGACGTGACCAGATCCGAAGACCTGAAGCGCCTCGTTGACGAAGCCGTCCAGGCATTTGGCGCCGTGGATATCGTCATTCCGAATGCAGGAATCGCGCGAGTCGTCTCGTTCGAGGCCAGCACCGCCGAAGCCTTCAATACGCAGTTTTCGGTCAATTTCTTTGCGGCCGCGGAAACCGCCCGCCTGTTCATCCCCCATATCCGCAAGGGCGGATCGATTCAGTTCATCACCACTTTCCTTACCCAGGTCGGCTTCCCCGGCCTGGCTATTTACAGTGCGAGCAAGGCGGCGCTGAAATCCCTGTCCCAGACCCTGGCCGCAGAGCTCGCGCCACAAGGCATCAGGGTCAATTCGATCGCGCCGGGGCCGATCGGGACACCGCTCTGGGGAACGGTCGGGCTGCCGCCTGACGTACTCGGTGCGGTTGCCGAAAAGATCACTTCGCGGCTCTTGCCGGGTGCCTTCGGCCAACCGGAAGACATTGCCGAGACGTCCGTTTTTCTGGCCTCTGACGCCGCCAAAAACATTTACGGACAAGAGATTGTGGTCGATGGCGGCTATACCGTCGGCTAG